A single bacterium DNA region contains:
- a CDS encoding SLBB domain-containing protein encodes MRRPNPWFSALTAATFLLASPGTVLAAEFSMPGVMPQGDANAPQTSTLPGGGPSIHISPDAFKQLSPEQQQLVQQRMKQGPSAPPSSQTKTLDPSQEKPPEEPVEASAPQATSDTEELSSFEQELRQRPPEAVSLQLSHYGYDLFRGAPSTFAPVDDLPVPSDYVIVPGDEIIISAVSPRRSGDNSLTVNRDGTIFYPNIGTLSVAGMTYSRMVQFLTQKIKGGARDMQLSIRMGKLRSINVVLVGRVKKPGSYTVSSLTTLSNALIACGGPTKMGSLRDIQLKRGGKVVARFDLYDFLLKGGSDQDLRLQGGDVIFVPESGPQVAIAGNVKAPAIYELKGKTNLEEVFKLAGNITPMGFAQQIQIERFNQNTSQKILDVDLTKPGAARSTSIQDGDIVKVYALSKKLLNGVMLSGHVERPGKYEYRPDLRLKDVIKGENDLKPEAYLEFGLIERIMPPDSHIELIPFHLGKLLAGNAAENKPLQAGDKVNVYYRWEVQEPPTVRVTGAVHRPGQIRLTPKMTVKELIQLAGGLKDQADRSIAELTRVQVVDNKLESRRITINLAKAISGDTASNLVIEKNDYLLVKEVPEYKLYRTVTIQGEVAQPGTYTFRDGETLSEVIARAGGFTKRAYLKGSIFTRESVKKLQEERLQDFAKRLEADVYREANAGVAGALSAEAAKASQQALETKKAFLASMKDTKASGRMIVKVDELMHKQHSDVDVTLEEGDVLLVPPVINSISIIGQVYNPTAITYEQGLTVGQYLAKAGGPTDRADTRGIYVIKVDGSVITDKNFSTGWGPWRQGVTGAVLEPGDTIMVPENLAVDTTLRDTRDITQILFQLASSAAITWGILRK; translated from the coding sequence GTGAGACGCCCCAATCCTTGGTTCAGCGCCCTGACAGCGGCCACCTTCCTGCTCGCATCCCCCGGCACCGTCCTGGCCGCGGAATTCAGCATGCCTGGCGTCATGCCCCAAGGCGATGCAAACGCCCCCCAGACGAGCACCCTCCCCGGGGGCGGCCCCAGCATCCACATATCCCCGGACGCATTCAAGCAGTTGAGCCCCGAGCAACAGCAACTGGTCCAGCAACGCATGAAGCAGGGTCCCAGCGCCCCGCCCTCATCGCAGACCAAGACGCTCGATCCCAGCCAGGAGAAGCCCCCCGAAGAGCCCGTCGAGGCTAGCGCGCCTCAAGCCACCAGCGACACGGAAGAGCTCTCGAGCTTCGAGCAGGAGCTGCGTCAGCGCCCGCCCGAGGCGGTCTCGCTCCAGCTGAGCCACTATGGCTATGACCTGTTCCGCGGAGCGCCCTCGACCTTCGCCCCGGTGGACGATCTGCCCGTCCCGAGCGACTATGTCATCGTGCCCGGCGACGAGATCATCATCAGCGCCGTGAGCCCTCGCCGCAGCGGCGACAACAGCCTGACGGTGAACCGTGACGGCACGATCTTCTACCCGAACATCGGGACGCTCTCCGTCGCGGGCATGACCTACTCGCGGATGGTCCAGTTCCTCACCCAGAAGATCAAGGGCGGCGCGCGCGACATGCAGCTCTCGATCCGGATGGGCAAGCTTCGCAGCATCAACGTCGTCCTGGTCGGCCGCGTCAAGAAACCCGGCAGCTATACCGTCAGCTCGCTGACCACTCTCTCCAACGCCCTCATCGCCTGTGGCGGCCCCACCAAGATGGGCAGCCTGCGCGACATCCAGCTCAAGCGTGGCGGCAAGGTCGTCGCGCGCTTCGACCTGTACGACTTCCTGCTCAAGGGCGGCAGCGACCAGGACCTGCGCCTGCAGGGGGGCGACGTCATCTTCGTCCCGGAGAGCGGGCCCCAGGTCGCCATAGCGGGCAACGTCAAGGCGCCTGCGATCTACGAGCTCAAGGGCAAGACGAACCTGGAGGAGGTCTTCAAGCTCGCGGGTAACATCACCCCCATGGGTTTCGCCCAGCAGATCCAGATCGAGCGCTTCAACCAGAACACCTCGCAGAAGATCCTCGACGTGGATCTGACCAAGCCTGGCGCAGCCCGTAGCACCTCCATCCAGGATGGGGACATCGTCAAGGTCTACGCCCTCTCGAAGAAGCTCCTCAACGGCGTCATGCTCAGCGGCCATGTGGAACGGCCCGGCAAGTACGAGTACCGCCCAGACCTGCGTCTGAAGGACGTGATCAAGGGCGAAAACGACCTGAAGCCCGAGGCCTACCTCGAGTTCGGCCTCATCGAGCGCATCATGCCCCCGGACTCCCACATCGAGCTGATCCCCTTCCACTTGGGCAAGCTCCTGGCCGGCAACGCCGCCGAGAACAAGCCCCTCCAGGCCGGGGACAAGGTCAACGTCTACTATCGCTGGGAGGTTCAGGAGCCACCCACCGTTCGCGTCACCGGTGCCGTCCACAGACCCGGCCAGATACGTCTGACGCCTAAGATGACCGTCAAAGAGCTGATCCAGCTCGCGGGCGGCCTCAAGGACCAAGCGGATCGATCCATCGCGGAGCTTACCCGCGTCCAGGTGGTCGATAACAAGCTCGAGAGCCGACGAATCACCATCAACCTGGCCAAGGCGATATCGGGCGACACGGCCTCCAACCTCGTCATCGAGAAGAACGACTACCTCCTCGTCAAGGAAGTGCCGGAATACAAGCTCTACCGGACGGTGACCATCCAGGGCGAGGTCGCCCAGCCCGGAACCTATACATTCAGGGACGGGGAGACCCTCTCAGAGGTGATCGCCCGGGCAGGCGGATTCACCAAGCGCGCCTACCTCAAGGGCTCCATCTTCACGCGTGAATCGGTCAAGAAGCTGCAGGAAGAGCGCCTGCAGGATTTCGCGAAGCGACTTGAGGCGGATGTCTACCGCGAAGCGAACGCCGGCGTCGCGGGCGCTCTTTCCGCTGAGGCCGCAAAGGCCAGCCAACAGGCCTTGGAAACCAAGAAGGCCTTTTTGGCGAGCATGAAGGACACCAAGGCGTCAGGGCGCATGATCGTCAAAGTCGACGAACTCATGCACAAACAGCACTCGGATGTGGACGTCACGCTCGAGGAAGGCGACGTGCTGCTCGTGCCGCCGGTCATTAACTCGATCTCGATCATTGGCCAGGTCTACAATCCGACAGCCATCACCTACGAGCAGGGGCTGACGGTCGGCCAATACCTCGCCAAGGCTGGTGGCCCCACGGATCGGGCCGATACCAGAGGTATCTACGTCATTAAGGTAGATGGATCCGTCATTACAGATAAGAACTTTTCCACCGGTTGGGGCCCTTGGCGCCAGGGCGTCACGGGCGCAGTGTTAGAGCCTGGCGACACCATCATGGTCCCCGAGAACCTAGCGGTGGACACCACCTTGCGAGACACCCGTGACATCACCCAGATCCTGTTCCAGCTTGCAAGCTCTGCTGCGATCACCTGGGGTATCTTGAGGAAGTAA